One Candidatus Atribacteria bacterium genomic region harbors:
- a CDS encoding TRAP transporter small permease, with protein MGGKKLKIEELISAILLFIMASIAFINVLSRKILHLSFAFTEEVTVHFFVWVTVLGIAIAFEKGAHLGVVTVYDKLPKTLKKIAAFISASLSTLLFLIVNYYAFREIYMDLTIFHMESEALRIPEWMYIIGIPIFSVFIFKNIYRGLKIELKKIEGEEAE; from the coding sequence ATGGGAGGAAAAAAATTAAAAATTGAGGAATTAATTTCAGCAATTTTACTTTTTATCATGGCATCGATTGCCTTTATAAACGTCTTAAGCAGAAAAATTCTTCATCTTTCTTTTGCCTTCACCGAAGAAGTTACGGTTCATTTTTTTGTATGGGTTACTGTTTTAGGTATTGCTATCGCCTTTGAAAAAGGTGCTCACCTGGGAGTGGTGACTGTCTATGACAAATTACCAAAGACTCTTAAAAAAATTGCGGCTTTTATTTCAGCATCTTTAAGTACTCTTCTTTTTTTAATTGTTAATTATTATGCCTTTAGAGAAATCTATATGGACCTAACCATTTTTCATATGGAAAGCGAAGCCTTAAGAATTCCCGAATGGATGTATATTATCGGCATTCCTATATTTTCCGTCTTTATTTTTAAAAATATTTATAGGGGATTAAAAATTGAATTAAAAAAAATTGAAGGAGAGGAGGCGGAATAA